The Bdellovibrionota bacterium genome has a window encoding:
- a CDS encoding aromatic ring-hydroxylating dioxygenase subunit alpha, which produces MNPPPHDWYIACRSDRLRHRPLPITIHGQRLALFRTAEGVPAALSDRCAHRNAPLSLGRIQGNHIQCGYHGWEFDRSGSCRKIPGLADIAGTKGRDVPSFRVAEQQGYVWVHLGPTEAPSSSPFRFPDMGDSSYGLIRYRTVFDAPAFYILENFLDVPHTAFLHRGLFRTSAGRAISVTVRRLSDRVEARYKGEPKPTGLIGSLLASGTGEVTHVDRFFSPSISQIEYRLGESHIIETTALTPENEGRTRLFMEIVFRLRIPKTLAFLLAGPVLFGILRQDARIVSRQYENVRRFGEEKFSFTPIDVLGPHILALWKSQTNERLSAAASQIEQRLEIVL; this is translated from the coding sequence GTGAATCCTCCTCCCCATGACTGGTATATCGCATGCCGCTCGGATCGGCTTCGGCATCGTCCGCTGCCGATAACGATTCACGGTCAGCGGCTCGCCCTTTTTCGAACGGCGGAGGGAGTGCCCGCGGCCCTGTCCGACCGATGCGCCCATCGGAATGCGCCGCTTTCATTGGGCCGCATCCAAGGCAACCACATTCAATGCGGGTACCACGGGTGGGAATTTGATCGTTCGGGCAGCTGCCGCAAAATTCCGGGCCTTGCGGACATCGCCGGCACCAAGGGAAGAGACGTCCCTTCTTTTCGAGTCGCCGAACAGCAAGGTTACGTTTGGGTGCATTTGGGTCCGACGGAGGCTCCAAGCTCATCCCCGTTTCGATTCCCGGATATGGGAGACTCGAGTTACGGCTTAATTCGGTACCGGACCGTTTTCGACGCCCCCGCTTTTTATATTCTCGAAAATTTTCTGGATGTGCCGCATACCGCCTTTCTTCATCGCGGGCTGTTTCGCACCTCCGCAGGCCGAGCGATTTCCGTCACCGTCCGGCGCCTTTCCGATCGAGTGGAAGCGCGATACAAAGGCGAGCCCAAGCCAACGGGATTGATCGGTTCCCTTCTGGCTTCCGGAACCGGCGAAGTCACCCATGTCGACCGATTCTTTTCACCTTCGATTTCACAAATTGAGTACCGACTGGGCGAAAGTCACATCATCGAAACGACGGCGCTGACGCCCGAAAACGAGGGAAGAACCCGGCTCTTTATGGAAATCGTTTTTCGACTTCGGATTCCGAAAACTTTGGCCTTCCTCTTGGCGGGGCCGGTTCTATTTGGAATTCTTCGGCAGGACGCTCGGATCGTTTCCAGGCAGTATGAAAACGTACGCCGGTTCGGCGAGGAGAAATTTTCTTTCACGCCGATCGATGTTCTCGGACCGCATATTCTTGCGCTGTGGAAAAGTCAGACAAATGAGCGACTCTCGGCCGCCGCTTCGCAAATCGAACAGAGGTTGGAGATCGTCCTCTAA